CTGAACCACACAGACCTTAGGAGGCGACTGCATATGACTGCGAAGAAACTGGAGGGTAAAGTGGCAATCGTTACAGGAGGCGGCTCGGGCATTGGCCGGGCATCGGTACTGGAGTTCGCAAGGAACGGGGCCAAGGTGGCATTGCTGGACCGGACGGTAGAGAATGCGGAGGAGGTGGCTGCGCAGATCCGCCGGGAAGGCGGCGTAGCCACTGTATTTGAGTGCGATATTGCCGAGCCGCAGCAGGTCGAGCATGCCGTGAAGGAGGTTGTCAGCAAGTATGGACAACTGGATATTGTCTTCGCCAATGCCGGGATCAACGGGGCGATGACTCCGATTGAGACGATGGATATCGAGGCCTGGGACCAGACGATTCAGATTAATCTGCGGGGGACCTTCGCCACCGTCAAATATGCCATTCCCCATCTGAAGGAGAAGGGCGGCAGCATTCTGATCAACAGCTCCATTAACGGCAACCGGGTGTTCTCCAACATCGGGTTCTCCGCCTACAGCACAACGAAGGCCGGACAGGTCGCATTCATGAAAATGGCGGCGCTGGAGCTGGCCCAGTACAAAATCCGCGTCAACGCCATCTGTCCGGGAGCCATCACTACGAATATTGACGATAATACCTATCCTTCCGATGATCTGAAGGAAGTACAGATTCAGGTGGAATTCCCGGACGGCGGCCAGCCGCTGGAGAAGGGACCCGGACGTCCGGATCAGGTAGCCAAGCTGGCGCTGTTCCTGGCCTCGGAGGATTCGGATCATATCAGCGGAACCGAAATCTTCTGTGACGGGGCAGAGTCGCTGCTGCACGGCTGATTCTTCTAGAAGCTGTCAATTGTTCATAGGATGAATAATGTAAAGTCTTGGCCGAAGCGGACAGTG
This region of Paenibacillus sp. FSL K6-1096 genomic DNA includes:
- a CDS encoding SDR family NAD(P)-dependent oxidoreductase, which codes for MTAKKLEGKVAIVTGGGSGIGRASVLEFARNGAKVALLDRTVENAEEVAAQIRREGGVATVFECDIAEPQQVEHAVKEVVSKYGQLDIVFANAGINGAMTPIETMDIEAWDQTIQINLRGTFATVKYAIPHLKEKGGSILINSSINGNRVFSNIGFSAYSTTKAGQVAFMKMAALELAQYKIRVNAICPGAITTNIDDNTYPSDDLKEVQIQVEFPDGGQPLEKGPGRPDQVAKLALFLASEDSDHISGTEIFCDGAESLLHG